GGTTCAATTGCTCTCAGATAAGGAGGCCAGAGTCTGCTGCTGTGCGGTCTTAGCATGCGTTCTAGCTGTGGGTTTAGTGCTGTCGGGCTGCGCAGGAGAGGGCAGCGAGCAGTCGCGCAAATACTCCGAGCTTGGCCGGACGCTCGGCAAACAGGGCAAGTATCACGAGGCCCTCGATGCGTTCAATAAATCAATAGCCGCGGACCCCAAGAATGCGGAAGCTCATAACGGGTTGGGTTTTTGCTATGTTCTGCTTGGCCAGGAGCAGAAGGGAGAGCAAGAGCTGAAAGAGGCCTTACGGCTCAAGCCAGGCCTCACCAAAGCTCTCCGGAATCTCGCCTCAGTGTATCAGCGCCAGAACAGGACGAAGGAGGCAGTCCCACTTCTTGAACAGATCACGGACGCGAGTCCCGGCGACGCGAAGTACTGGTCATTCCTCATGACGGCCTACATGGGCGAACATCAGATAGAGAAGGCACTGGTCGCCGGCAAACGATCGCTCGACCTCGCCCCAAACGATCCCACAGTCGTCGTGAACTACGCAAACATGCAAAAACAGCTGACCAAACTCGATGAGGCGGAGCAATACTACAGAAAAGTCGTCGATATGAATCCGGCAGACAAGCAGGTCAGCTCTTTGGCAATCACAGGTCTGTTCGACGTTTATTACCTACAGGGCCAATACTCGAAGGCAAAGGTTATTGCCCTGAAGGCTCAAAAGGACTTCCCAAACGATTTCGCGGTTTACTACAACCTGGCGATGCTATACGAGAAGCTCAACGAGAGCGATCTGGCAGGCCAAAACTACGACAAAGCGATGGCGCTTGCGTCCGACAACGCAGTTCTGTTGGTCAGGTCAGGGGAGTTCTACAACCGTATTGGCAAGGGGAAACGAGCTGAAGAGATTTACCGAAAAGCGATCGAGGTCGATCCCAGGTCTGTGGACGCCTACCTTCATCTAATCGAGAATGCGATCACGACCGGGGAGGGGGTGGCCGAGGCCGAGGGTTATTGCGAGAAAGCTCTCTCGTTTGCCAATCAGTATGAAAAGCCAAAACTGCTCGACCAAATGGCGGTTTTGAAGCGAAGGCTGGGCGACCTGGATGCCTCCATCAAGTATTGTGAGGACGCGCTTGCGAGCCTACCCAAGAAAGACAAAGTAGGCGAGGCGGCAATCCGTGTGCATCTTGCCGAGACCTATCGGGAGCAAGGAAAGTTCGCTCTCACAAAGAAAGAGCTCGAAGCCGCATTGGCGCTCTCCCCCCCAGAATCCTTGCTCAAGG
Above is a genomic segment from bacterium containing:
- a CDS encoding tetratricopeptide repeat protein; amino-acid sequence: MLSDKEARVCCCAVLACVLAVGLVLSGCAGEGSEQSRKYSELGRTLGKQGKYHEALDAFNKSIAADPKNAEAHNGLGFCYVLLGQEQKGEQELKEALRLKPGLTKALRNLASVYQRQNRTKEAVPLLEQITDASPGDAKYWSFLMTAYMGEHQIEKALVAGKRSLDLAPNDPTVVVNYANMQKQLTKLDEAEQYYRKVVDMNPADKQVSSLAITGLFDVYYLQGQYSKAKVIALKAQKDFPNDFAVYYNLAMLYEKLNESDLAGQNYDKAMALASDNAVLLVRSGEFYNRIGKGKRAEEIYRKAIEVDPRSVDAYLHLIENAITTGEGVAEAEGYCEKALSFANQYEKPKLLDQMAVLKRRLGDLDASIKYCEDALASLPKKDKVGEAAIRVHLAETYREQGKFALTKKELEAALALSPPESLLKEIETVASKLPPQWAPNLGDTEPKSSEKSSN